The Coffea arabica cultivar ET-39 chromosome 4e, Coffea Arabica ET-39 HiFi, whole genome shotgun sequence genome includes a window with the following:
- the LOC113742131 gene encoding uncharacterized protein isoform X1, protein MISLKNMSSSSWLVLQLWVILLFGLGAVRGDSEVAVKLQKTPHAVSKRDYATFRFEVVVNGESCRECITNCKLDDGLATVCENRSVSYAQLQDGNHTFEVCTNASQGVGCTSYNWSVDTIPPTAFVTASANFTNASKVLVYVSFSEPCIDGGGFQCPSPDACNLLVYGAGQVVPNTLNVIEPNLKFSLTVSLSTSVQYGRVVVVMDKNFCTDSAGNSFTRTGNSSLYIHFDRRSVFANLRTHIPAKVLQINREARTVLATNKTKNLKLYLYFTEPVLNSSAEIMKTVNTSLGSLLPIRGNDLGKRRFGFQVKDIPDMAIITVSFDSNQILSRQGTSVSPMAPVTFLYDSLRPTVRLSTTSHTRTKDESIPVLIKFMKPVFGFNSSHISISGGHLESFQKLSRSTYTMDVQADDGSISISIPENITEDVAGNRNLGSNILHVRHYSVSVVSLVLSSFITAAFAVTSLVAGFLTISTASLQSVGAFKRPTPLLTSEPTRSLFRMASHIQVYALSRWLAVSLPVEYSEFARGLQWSIPYFRLPWETLKFSPHMGGTNSPTNPYSFTSKLHYLGIAMNLTSEEQNFLKAPKVYGLPLSPMEYRTFFEGQSMIPEAEHIVNPQTAHGWRDFKRSMFWLAVIYGSLMLLHTLLFSILWLRKKNTEKNRSYGALIFPRFEIFLLILALPCICEASAALLKGGASSGMVVGILLLAVVFFLLLALLLFLSVGITLGKLLQYKEVHQEGEAIHWYQEIIRVTLGPGKRGQWTWKNDSKSTCLTILGPLFEDLRGPPKYMLSQITGGNVQKQRDRIIASDDETEDAEAPFIQKVFGILRIYYTLLEVAKRVVLGIVAGAYSENWASRTPTITLLCITSFQLFFMVLKKPFIKKKVQLVEIISVSCEFGIFATCLVLLYKGFSAKDETKIGIFMLSLFLLAFLAQLINQSYALYRQAKKLDPAGNFLTGLKIALIGFLLLFIPQRWIKNLESKFPLYNTAEGEGTTTSSGDRRSSSRSSDERPWLRQLRELARSSFSKERAATPTDPSTSQGRWSGFWNLKRSGSPSMTSSSDFKAKSRLSKDLESIFSSK, encoded by the exons ATGATAAGCTTAAAGAACATGTCATCATCATCCTGGCTGGTTTTGCAGTTATGGGTTATTTTGCTCTTCGGTTTGGGAGCTGTGCGTGGTGATTCAGAGGTTGCTGTCAAGTTGCAAAAGACTCCTCATGCAGTATCTAAAAGGGATTATGCAACATTTCGTTTTGAAGTCGTGGTGAATGGAGAAAGTTGCAGAGAATGTATTACAAACTGCAAG CTGGATGATGGATTAGCTACAGTCTGTGAGAATAGAAGTGTATCTTATGCACAGCTGCAGGATGGAAATCACACTTTTGAGGTCTGCACCAATGCGTCTCAAGGAGTTGGCTGCACTAGCTATAATTGGAGTGTTG ACACTATTCCTCCAACAGCCTTTGTAACAGCATCAGCAAATTTCACAAATGCATCAAAAGTTCTTGTATATGTATCTTTCAGCGAACCCTGTATTGACGGAGGTGGTTTCCAGTGTCCTTCTCCTGATGCCTGCAAT CTTCTTGTTTATGGTGCTGGCCAGGTTGTGCCAAACACGCTTAATGTCATTGAACCAAACCTCAAATTTTCACTTACTGTGAGTTTGTCCACAAGTGTTCAATATGGAAGGGTGGTAGTGGTGATGGACAAAAATTTTTGTACAGACTCTGCAGGAAACAGTTTTACAAGGACAGGAAATTCAAGTTTATATATTCATTTTG ATAGAAGAAGTGTATTCGCCAACTTAAGGACTCATATACCTGCAAAGGTACTTCAGATTAACAGGGAGGCTAGAACAGTGCTGGCAACAAATAAGACCAAGAACCTAAAGTTGTATTTGTACTTTACCGAACCTGTTCTCAACTCGTCAGCTGAAATTATGAAGACTGTAAATACAAGTCTGGGTTCACTTCTTCCTATTAGAGGCAATGATCTTGGGAAACGTAGATTTGGCTTTCAG GTCAAAGATATACCTGACATGGCTATAATCACAGTTAGCTTTGATTCGAACCAAATTCTTAGTAGACAGGGGACATCTGTTTCTCCCATGGCTCCAGTAACTTTCCTTTATG ACTCTCTGAGGCCTACTGTCAGGTTAAGTACAACTTCTCATACGAGGACAAAAGATGAGAGTATTCCAGTACTCATCAAGTTCATGAAGCCTGTTTTTGGCTTTAATTCTTCTCATATATCCATCTCTGGAGGACATTTGGAGAG CTTTCAGAAATTGAGCAGAAGTACATATACCATGGATGTACAAGCAGACGACGGTAGCATATCCATCAGTATTCCAGAAAATATAACTGAGGATGTTGCTGGAAACAGAAACCTAGGTTCGAATATACTGCACGTGAGACATT ACTCTGTATCTGTTGTTTCTCTGGTGCTTTCCTCCTTCATAACAGCTGCATTTGCAGTTACATCTTTAGTAGCAGGCTTTCTGACTATTTCAACTGCAAGCCTCCAATCAGTTGGAGCTTTCAAAAGGCCAACTCCTCTTTTGACATCTGAACCCACAAGAAGCCTTTTT AGAATGGCAAGCCACATTCAGGTCTATGCACTGTCTAGGTGGTTAGCAGTTTCCTTGCCTGTCGAGTATTCTGAATTTGCAAGAGGTTTACAATGGAGTATTCCCTATTTTAGACTCCCATGGGAAACATTGAAATTTTCACCGCACATGGGGGGTACAAATTCCCCGACGAATCCATATTCTTTTACTTCTAAACTTCACTATCTGGGCATTGCTATGAATTTGACATCTGAAGagcaaaattttctcaaagcTCCAAAAGTGTATGGGTTGCCACTCTCTCCTATGGAATACAGAACATTCTTTGAG GGCCAAAGTATGATTCCTGAAGCAGAGCATATTGTGAATCCTCAAACTGCACATGG GTGGAGAGATTTCAAAAGAAGCATGTTCTGGTTAGCTGTAATCTATGGCAGTCTAATGTTGTTGCATACATTACTCTTTTCAATTCTATGGTTGAGAAAGAAGAATACCGAAAAAAATAGAAGCTACGGGGCATTGATATTCCCACGCTTTGAGATCTTTCTTCTAATTCTTGCACTGCCTTGTATTTGTGAGGCTTCAGCAGCTTTGCTTAAAG GAGGAGCATCTTCTGGGATGGTTGTGGGCATTTTGCTATTAGCTGTAGTATTTTTTCTGCTGCTGGCCTTGCTTTTGTTCCTATCCGTGGGAATTACACTTGGAAAGCTACTTCAATACAAGGAGGTGCATCAAGAGGGAGAGGCTATTCACTGGTACCAAGAGATTATCCGAGTAACGCTAGGCCCTGGTAAAAGAGGCCAGTGGACTTGGAAGAACGATTCAAAATCTACATGTCTAACAATCTTAGGACCTCTGTTTGAGGATCTACGAGGTCCCCCTAAGTACATGCTATCTCAGATTACAGGTGGAAATGTCCAAAAGCAACGCGACAGAATTATTGCCTCAGATGATGAGACAGAAGATGCAGAAGCACCTTTTATACAGAAAGTATTTGGAATTCTGCGTATATACTACACATTGCTTGAAGTGGCCAAACGTGTTGTTCTGGGGATTGTTGCTGGTGCATATTCAGAAAACTGGGCTTCAAGAACTCCCACGATTACCTTACTTTGCATAACCTCTTTTCAACTCTTTTTCATGGTGCTTAAGAAACCTTTCATCAAGAAAAAGGTCCAGTTGGTTGAGATCATCTCAGTTTCCTGTGAATTTGGCATTTTTGCTACCTGTTTGGTGCTCTTATATAAAGGATTTTCAGCCAAGGATGAGACAAAAATTGGGATCTTCATGCTCTCACTCTTCTTGTTGGCATTCTTAGCCCAACTGATCAATCAAAGTTACGCATTATATAGGCAGGCAAAGAAACTTGACCCTGCTGGGAACTTCTTGACTGGCTTGAAAATCGCTTTGATTGGTTTTCTTCTGCTCTTCATTCCTCAAAGATGGATAAAAAACCTGGAAAGTAAGTTCCCTTTGTATAATACTGCTGAAGGTGAAGGGACTACTACTTCTTCAGGTGACAGGAGATCCAGTAGCAGAAGTTCCGATGAAAGACCATGGCTGAGGCAACTAAGAGAACTAGCTAGGTCCAGCTTTAGCAAAGAAAGGGCTGCAACTCCAACTGATCCTTCTACAAGTCAAGGCAGATGGAGTGGATTTTGGAATCTTAAGAGGAGTGGAAGCCCTTCAATGACTTCATCATCAGATTTTAAGGCAAAATCAAGACTGTCAAAAGATTTAGAATCCATCTTTTCATCTAAATGA
- the LOC113742131 gene encoding uncharacterized protein isoform X2, which produces MYYKLQDTIPPTAFVTASANFTNASKVLVYVSFSEPCIDGGGFQCPSPDACNLLVYGAGQVVPNTLNVIEPNLKFSLTVSLSTSVQYGRVVVVMDKNFCTDSAGNSFTRTGNSSLYIHFDRRSVFANLRTHIPAKVLQINREARTVLATNKTKNLKLYLYFTEPVLNSSAEIMKTVNTSLGSLLPIRGNDLGKRRFGFQVKDIPDMAIITVSFDSNQILSRQGTSVSPMAPVTFLYDSLRPTVRLSTTSHTRTKDESIPVLIKFMKPVFGFNSSHISISGGHLESFQKLSRSTYTMDVQADDGSISISIPENITEDVAGNRNLGSNILHVRHYSVSVVSLVLSSFITAAFAVTSLVAGFLTISTASLQSVGAFKRPTPLLTSEPTRSLFRMASHIQVYALSRWLAVSLPVEYSEFARGLQWSIPYFRLPWETLKFSPHMGGTNSPTNPYSFTSKLHYLGIAMNLTSEEQNFLKAPKVYGLPLSPMEYRTFFEGQSMIPEAEHIVNPQTAHGWRDFKRSMFWLAVIYGSLMLLHTLLFSILWLRKKNTEKNRSYGALIFPRFEIFLLILALPCICEASAALLKGGASSGMVVGILLLAVVFFLLLALLLFLSVGITLGKLLQYKEVHQEGEAIHWYQEIIRVTLGPGKRGQWTWKNDSKSTCLTILGPLFEDLRGPPKYMLSQITGGNVQKQRDRIIASDDETEDAEAPFIQKVFGILRIYYTLLEVAKRVVLGIVAGAYSENWASRTPTITLLCITSFQLFFMVLKKPFIKKKVQLVEIISVSCEFGIFATCLVLLYKGFSAKDETKIGIFMLSLFLLAFLAQLINQSYALYRQAKKLDPAGNFLTGLKIALIGFLLLFIPQRWIKNLESKFPLYNTAEGEGTTTSSGDRRSSSRSSDERPWLRQLRELARSSFSKERAATPTDPSTSQGRWSGFWNLKRSGSPSMTSSSDFKAKSRLSKDLESIFSSK; this is translated from the exons ATGTATTACAAACTGCAAG ACACTATTCCTCCAACAGCCTTTGTAACAGCATCAGCAAATTTCACAAATGCATCAAAAGTTCTTGTATATGTATCTTTCAGCGAACCCTGTATTGACGGAGGTGGTTTCCAGTGTCCTTCTCCTGATGCCTGCAAT CTTCTTGTTTATGGTGCTGGCCAGGTTGTGCCAAACACGCTTAATGTCATTGAACCAAACCTCAAATTTTCACTTACTGTGAGTTTGTCCACAAGTGTTCAATATGGAAGGGTGGTAGTGGTGATGGACAAAAATTTTTGTACAGACTCTGCAGGAAACAGTTTTACAAGGACAGGAAATTCAAGTTTATATATTCATTTTG ATAGAAGAAGTGTATTCGCCAACTTAAGGACTCATATACCTGCAAAGGTACTTCAGATTAACAGGGAGGCTAGAACAGTGCTGGCAACAAATAAGACCAAGAACCTAAAGTTGTATTTGTACTTTACCGAACCTGTTCTCAACTCGTCAGCTGAAATTATGAAGACTGTAAATACAAGTCTGGGTTCACTTCTTCCTATTAGAGGCAATGATCTTGGGAAACGTAGATTTGGCTTTCAG GTCAAAGATATACCTGACATGGCTATAATCACAGTTAGCTTTGATTCGAACCAAATTCTTAGTAGACAGGGGACATCTGTTTCTCCCATGGCTCCAGTAACTTTCCTTTATG ACTCTCTGAGGCCTACTGTCAGGTTAAGTACAACTTCTCATACGAGGACAAAAGATGAGAGTATTCCAGTACTCATCAAGTTCATGAAGCCTGTTTTTGGCTTTAATTCTTCTCATATATCCATCTCTGGAGGACATTTGGAGAG CTTTCAGAAATTGAGCAGAAGTACATATACCATGGATGTACAAGCAGACGACGGTAGCATATCCATCAGTATTCCAGAAAATATAACTGAGGATGTTGCTGGAAACAGAAACCTAGGTTCGAATATACTGCACGTGAGACATT ACTCTGTATCTGTTGTTTCTCTGGTGCTTTCCTCCTTCATAACAGCTGCATTTGCAGTTACATCTTTAGTAGCAGGCTTTCTGACTATTTCAACTGCAAGCCTCCAATCAGTTGGAGCTTTCAAAAGGCCAACTCCTCTTTTGACATCTGAACCCACAAGAAGCCTTTTT AGAATGGCAAGCCACATTCAGGTCTATGCACTGTCTAGGTGGTTAGCAGTTTCCTTGCCTGTCGAGTATTCTGAATTTGCAAGAGGTTTACAATGGAGTATTCCCTATTTTAGACTCCCATGGGAAACATTGAAATTTTCACCGCACATGGGGGGTACAAATTCCCCGACGAATCCATATTCTTTTACTTCTAAACTTCACTATCTGGGCATTGCTATGAATTTGACATCTGAAGagcaaaattttctcaaagcTCCAAAAGTGTATGGGTTGCCACTCTCTCCTATGGAATACAGAACATTCTTTGAG GGCCAAAGTATGATTCCTGAAGCAGAGCATATTGTGAATCCTCAAACTGCACATGG GTGGAGAGATTTCAAAAGAAGCATGTTCTGGTTAGCTGTAATCTATGGCAGTCTAATGTTGTTGCATACATTACTCTTTTCAATTCTATGGTTGAGAAAGAAGAATACCGAAAAAAATAGAAGCTACGGGGCATTGATATTCCCACGCTTTGAGATCTTTCTTCTAATTCTTGCACTGCCTTGTATTTGTGAGGCTTCAGCAGCTTTGCTTAAAG GAGGAGCATCTTCTGGGATGGTTGTGGGCATTTTGCTATTAGCTGTAGTATTTTTTCTGCTGCTGGCCTTGCTTTTGTTCCTATCCGTGGGAATTACACTTGGAAAGCTACTTCAATACAAGGAGGTGCATCAAGAGGGAGAGGCTATTCACTGGTACCAAGAGATTATCCGAGTAACGCTAGGCCCTGGTAAAAGAGGCCAGTGGACTTGGAAGAACGATTCAAAATCTACATGTCTAACAATCTTAGGACCTCTGTTTGAGGATCTACGAGGTCCCCCTAAGTACATGCTATCTCAGATTACAGGTGGAAATGTCCAAAAGCAACGCGACAGAATTATTGCCTCAGATGATGAGACAGAAGATGCAGAAGCACCTTTTATACAGAAAGTATTTGGAATTCTGCGTATATACTACACATTGCTTGAAGTGGCCAAACGTGTTGTTCTGGGGATTGTTGCTGGTGCATATTCAGAAAACTGGGCTTCAAGAACTCCCACGATTACCTTACTTTGCATAACCTCTTTTCAACTCTTTTTCATGGTGCTTAAGAAACCTTTCATCAAGAAAAAGGTCCAGTTGGTTGAGATCATCTCAGTTTCCTGTGAATTTGGCATTTTTGCTACCTGTTTGGTGCTCTTATATAAAGGATTTTCAGCCAAGGATGAGACAAAAATTGGGATCTTCATGCTCTCACTCTTCTTGTTGGCATTCTTAGCCCAACTGATCAATCAAAGTTACGCATTATATAGGCAGGCAAAGAAACTTGACCCTGCTGGGAACTTCTTGACTGGCTTGAAAATCGCTTTGATTGGTTTTCTTCTGCTCTTCATTCCTCAAAGATGGATAAAAAACCTGGAAAGTAAGTTCCCTTTGTATAATACTGCTGAAGGTGAAGGGACTACTACTTCTTCAGGTGACAGGAGATCCAGTAGCAGAAGTTCCGATGAAAGACCATGGCTGAGGCAACTAAGAGAACTAGCTAGGTCCAGCTTTAGCAAAGAAAGGGCTGCAACTCCAACTGATCCTTCTACAAGTCAAGGCAGATGGAGTGGATTTTGGAATCTTAAGAGGAGTGGAAGCCCTTCAATGACTTCATCATCAGATTTTAAGGCAAAATCAAGACTGTCAAAAGATTTAGAATCCATCTTTTCATCTAAATGA
- the LOC113742131 gene encoding uncharacterized protein isoform X3: protein MDKNFCTDSAGNSFTRTGNSSLYIHFDRRSVFANLRTHIPAKVLQINREARTVLATNKTKNLKLYLYFTEPVLNSSAEIMKTVNTSLGSLLPIRGNDLGKRRFGFQVKDIPDMAIITVSFDSNQILSRQGTSVSPMAPVTFLYDSLRPTVRLSTTSHTRTKDESIPVLIKFMKPVFGFNSSHISISGGHLESFQKLSRSTYTMDVQADDGSISISIPENITEDVAGNRNLGSNILHVRHYSVSVVSLVLSSFITAAFAVTSLVAGFLTISTASLQSVGAFKRPTPLLTSEPTRSLFRMASHIQVYALSRWLAVSLPVEYSEFARGLQWSIPYFRLPWETLKFSPHMGGTNSPTNPYSFTSKLHYLGIAMNLTSEEQNFLKAPKVYGLPLSPMEYRTFFEGQSMIPEAEHIVNPQTAHGWRDFKRSMFWLAVIYGSLMLLHTLLFSILWLRKKNTEKNRSYGALIFPRFEIFLLILALPCICEASAALLKGGASSGMVVGILLLAVVFFLLLALLLFLSVGITLGKLLQYKEVHQEGEAIHWYQEIIRVTLGPGKRGQWTWKNDSKSTCLTILGPLFEDLRGPPKYMLSQITGGNVQKQRDRIIASDDETEDAEAPFIQKVFGILRIYYTLLEVAKRVVLGIVAGAYSENWASRTPTITLLCITSFQLFFMVLKKPFIKKKVQLVEIISVSCEFGIFATCLVLLYKGFSAKDETKIGIFMLSLFLLAFLAQLINQSYALYRQAKKLDPAGNFLTGLKIALIGFLLLFIPQRWIKNLESKFPLYNTAEGEGTTTSSGDRRSSSRSSDERPWLRQLRELARSSFSKERAATPTDPSTSQGRWSGFWNLKRSGSPSMTSSSDFKAKSRLSKDLESIFSSK from the exons ATGGACAAAAATTTTTGTACAGACTCTGCAGGAAACAGTTTTACAAGGACAGGAAATTCAAGTTTATATATTCATTTTG ATAGAAGAAGTGTATTCGCCAACTTAAGGACTCATATACCTGCAAAGGTACTTCAGATTAACAGGGAGGCTAGAACAGTGCTGGCAACAAATAAGACCAAGAACCTAAAGTTGTATTTGTACTTTACCGAACCTGTTCTCAACTCGTCAGCTGAAATTATGAAGACTGTAAATACAAGTCTGGGTTCACTTCTTCCTATTAGAGGCAATGATCTTGGGAAACGTAGATTTGGCTTTCAG GTCAAAGATATACCTGACATGGCTATAATCACAGTTAGCTTTGATTCGAACCAAATTCTTAGTAGACAGGGGACATCTGTTTCTCCCATGGCTCCAGTAACTTTCCTTTATG ACTCTCTGAGGCCTACTGTCAGGTTAAGTACAACTTCTCATACGAGGACAAAAGATGAGAGTATTCCAGTACTCATCAAGTTCATGAAGCCTGTTTTTGGCTTTAATTCTTCTCATATATCCATCTCTGGAGGACATTTGGAGAG CTTTCAGAAATTGAGCAGAAGTACATATACCATGGATGTACAAGCAGACGACGGTAGCATATCCATCAGTATTCCAGAAAATATAACTGAGGATGTTGCTGGAAACAGAAACCTAGGTTCGAATATACTGCACGTGAGACATT ACTCTGTATCTGTTGTTTCTCTGGTGCTTTCCTCCTTCATAACAGCTGCATTTGCAGTTACATCTTTAGTAGCAGGCTTTCTGACTATTTCAACTGCAAGCCTCCAATCAGTTGGAGCTTTCAAAAGGCCAACTCCTCTTTTGACATCTGAACCCACAAGAAGCCTTTTT AGAATGGCAAGCCACATTCAGGTCTATGCACTGTCTAGGTGGTTAGCAGTTTCCTTGCCTGTCGAGTATTCTGAATTTGCAAGAGGTTTACAATGGAGTATTCCCTATTTTAGACTCCCATGGGAAACATTGAAATTTTCACCGCACATGGGGGGTACAAATTCCCCGACGAATCCATATTCTTTTACTTCTAAACTTCACTATCTGGGCATTGCTATGAATTTGACATCTGAAGagcaaaattttctcaaagcTCCAAAAGTGTATGGGTTGCCACTCTCTCCTATGGAATACAGAACATTCTTTGAG GGCCAAAGTATGATTCCTGAAGCAGAGCATATTGTGAATCCTCAAACTGCACATGG GTGGAGAGATTTCAAAAGAAGCATGTTCTGGTTAGCTGTAATCTATGGCAGTCTAATGTTGTTGCATACATTACTCTTTTCAATTCTATGGTTGAGAAAGAAGAATACCGAAAAAAATAGAAGCTACGGGGCATTGATATTCCCACGCTTTGAGATCTTTCTTCTAATTCTTGCACTGCCTTGTATTTGTGAGGCTTCAGCAGCTTTGCTTAAAG GAGGAGCATCTTCTGGGATGGTTGTGGGCATTTTGCTATTAGCTGTAGTATTTTTTCTGCTGCTGGCCTTGCTTTTGTTCCTATCCGTGGGAATTACACTTGGAAAGCTACTTCAATACAAGGAGGTGCATCAAGAGGGAGAGGCTATTCACTGGTACCAAGAGATTATCCGAGTAACGCTAGGCCCTGGTAAAAGAGGCCAGTGGACTTGGAAGAACGATTCAAAATCTACATGTCTAACAATCTTAGGACCTCTGTTTGAGGATCTACGAGGTCCCCCTAAGTACATGCTATCTCAGATTACAGGTGGAAATGTCCAAAAGCAACGCGACAGAATTATTGCCTCAGATGATGAGACAGAAGATGCAGAAGCACCTTTTATACAGAAAGTATTTGGAATTCTGCGTATATACTACACATTGCTTGAAGTGGCCAAACGTGTTGTTCTGGGGATTGTTGCTGGTGCATATTCAGAAAACTGGGCTTCAAGAACTCCCACGATTACCTTACTTTGCATAACCTCTTTTCAACTCTTTTTCATGGTGCTTAAGAAACCTTTCATCAAGAAAAAGGTCCAGTTGGTTGAGATCATCTCAGTTTCCTGTGAATTTGGCATTTTTGCTACCTGTTTGGTGCTCTTATATAAAGGATTTTCAGCCAAGGATGAGACAAAAATTGGGATCTTCATGCTCTCACTCTTCTTGTTGGCATTCTTAGCCCAACTGATCAATCAAAGTTACGCATTATATAGGCAGGCAAAGAAACTTGACCCTGCTGGGAACTTCTTGACTGGCTTGAAAATCGCTTTGATTGGTTTTCTTCTGCTCTTCATTCCTCAAAGATGGATAAAAAACCTGGAAAGTAAGTTCCCTTTGTATAATACTGCTGAAGGTGAAGGGACTACTACTTCTTCAGGTGACAGGAGATCCAGTAGCAGAAGTTCCGATGAAAGACCATGGCTGAGGCAACTAAGAGAACTAGCTAGGTCCAGCTTTAGCAAAGAAAGGGCTGCAACTCCAACTGATCCTTCTACAAGTCAAGGCAGATGGAGTGGATTTTGGAATCTTAAGAGGAGTGGAAGCCCTTCAATGACTTCATCATCAGATTTTAAGGCAAAATCAAGACTGTCAAAAGATTTAGAATCCATCTTTTCATCTAAATGA
- the LOC113742132 gene encoding glutaredoxin, producing the protein MGSLFSSNKSKEEIEMALSKVKQIVSSHPVVVFSKTFCGYCNRVKQLLDQLGATHTVVELDEETDGTEMQSALAVWTGQRTVPNVFIAGKHIGGCDTVTGKHEMGELVPLLNEAGAIPKKSAQLQI; encoded by the exons ATGGGATCTTTATTCAGTTCAAACAAGAGCAAGGAAGAAATAGAAATGGCTCTTTCCAAAGTTAAACAAATTGTTTCCTCACATCCTGTTGTTGTCTTCAG TAAAACATTCTGCGGATATTGCAACAGGGTGAAGCAGTTGCTTGACCAGCTAGGTGCAACTCATACAGTTGTTGAACTTGATGAGGAAA CTGATGGAACCGAAATGCAGTCAGCTCTAGCCGTGTGGACCGGCCAAAGGACAGTGCCCAATGTGTTCATTGCTGGCAAACACATTGGTGGTTGTGACA CTGTGACAGGAAAGCATGAGATGGGTGAACTTGTTCCACTGCTCAATGAGGCTGGTGCTATCCCAAAGAAGTCTGCTCAGCTTCAGATTTAA